From the Roseibium sp. HPY-6 genome, one window contains:
- a CDS encoding phosphotransferase family protein yields the protein MTVSTPDLDLERLGSWLEEKLAGFAGPVQAEKFNRGQSNPTFRLKSASGEYVLRRKPPGVLLKSAHAVEREFRVQNALAGSDVPVARMHVLCEDEDVIGSAFYVMELVRGRNFDDPRLPGLDTSVRAGIYADMNRVLAAIHRIDLEARGLSDFGPQGNYFRRQIDRWTKQYRASETGTIAAMDELIDWLDRNVPEDDGRRTLVHGDYRIDNLLFAENGSDCVAVLDWELSTIGHPFADLAALVMQWQRPPGEEGRGLAGVDRAPLGIPADQAFIDAYCARMDLSGIPGFGFYLAFAFFRMGAILQGVKKRALDGNASNPELGFRLGASVPEYAAGGLKAAYKV from the coding sequence ATGACCGTTAGCACCCCCGATCTCGATCTTGAGCGTCTCGGCAGCTGGCTGGAGGAAAAGCTTGCGGGTTTCGCAGGTCCGGTCCAGGCGGAAAAGTTCAACCGGGGTCAGTCCAACCCGACGTTCCGCTTGAAATCGGCCTCAGGCGAGTATGTCCTGCGCCGCAAACCACCTGGTGTCCTGTTGAAATCCGCGCATGCGGTCGAGCGCGAATTCCGGGTTCAGAACGCGCTGGCGGGCTCGGATGTTCCGGTCGCGCGAATGCACGTTTTGTGTGAGGACGAAGACGTCATCGGTTCGGCATTCTATGTCATGGAGCTGGTGCGTGGCCGAAACTTCGACGACCCGAGACTTCCGGGTCTGGACACATCTGTGCGTGCGGGTATCTACGCCGATATGAATCGGGTTCTCGCTGCGATCCACCGAATTGACCTTGAAGCACGTGGCCTTTCGGACTTCGGGCCGCAGGGCAACTACTTCAGGCGTCAGATCGACCGGTGGACAAAACAGTACCGGGCAAGCGAGACCGGTACGATTGCTGCAATGGACGAACTGATCGACTGGCTCGACAGGAACGTGCCCGAAGATGATGGCCGCCGGACGCTGGTGCATGGTGACTACCGGATCGACAATCTGCTTTTCGCGGAAAATGGTTCTGACTGTGTGGCCGTTCTGGACTGGGAACTTTCCACGATCGGTCATCCCTTCGCGGATCTCGCAGCGCTTGTCATGCAGTGGCAACGGCCTCCCGGTGAAGAAGGACGCGGGCTTGCGGGCGTCGATCGGGCTCCGCTTGGCATTCCGGCGGACCAGGCCTTCATCGATGCCTATTGTGCGCGGATGGACCTCTCCGGTATTCCGGGATTCGGCTTCTACCTCGCCTTCGCCTTTTTCCGCATGGGCGCGATCCTTCAGGGCGTCAAGAAACGCGCTCTGGACGGCAACGCGTCCAATCCCGAATTGGGGTTCAGGCTTGGCGCGAGCGTTCCTGAGTACGCGGCAGGTGGGTTGAAGGCGGCTTACAAAGTCTAA